aataattaatatccATCATCAATTATGTTAGTTCGacaaaattatccaaaataattaacttttaaattGGGTACTTTTGTGAACATCTTTATAACTTTGTCAAATTAATACAATCTTTGAAGTTTGGATTGTCTTTTTTATAGTTAGAATAATTCTCAATGTTTaagtaattcataataaaaaatgataatttattataataaaacgTTTTTTTTCCTTCCTTGACATAACATATTTGTTAACCAAATTTATTTTGCATATAGTAATCAGAGAAAGTCTAGGGGCTCAGcaacttttatattttgtggTCAGCACTTAACCATTAAAAGAAAGGTgagtgatctctcaccattggATGGTCAATTGATGTAATCttacaccattaaaaacatgattgatggccaattgatggttacaaaacacaaaaattgctAGCCCCCTAACACTCCtctaataattaatagaaaaagttagagatataattatttatacgtctaatttagtttttttacgAAATCTTTCAATCTCGTAGGGTAAGGACTAATTTTTACATATCCGTTCTATTTAAGGGTTTGTTATATGTACAAGATAGAATTAAATCTTCGACACTTACTTAAACAGACTAATAAACTAATTACTAAACATACTTGATCatgaaattttagaaattaaaatttttcttaaaaatattgaataataatataatataatgattAATTGCTGCACAAAAATCCAATTGCATCGATCACTGCCTCAGGTGCTAATAAAAAAGATGGCCGTACAATTACAAACATACGCATAACGCATTTAGAAAATCTAGGAATGCATTCTACAGAAGAAGACACTGATGAGGCAAATCCCTAAGCATTCATCAATAGCTACCTACTAACCTAGTGTATGTTACACTATTAGGGCTTTTCTCTAAAAAGAGAGTTACAACACACAAATTTtgattcttttaatatttttttatgtattaaaaggtattaaaatcttcaagaaaaaaaattgttgaactCCATGTTCCAATTCTATAATCCTCTAtcaacaatttttaatttttagaacaaattattttagtttattatctAACGGCATGGCagtaataataattgattaacTAATACATTTTTgtgataatttaaattattaaactaaaactaCCGGGTATTAAAGTTAGCAAATAATCATTATTTGCTTTtgcatttatttaatttataaatgtgGCACAATTCCGATATTGTTGTGTGCTAGTAGTAATTTTGACTACTTTCTTATTGTGTTTGCTTTtgcatttatttattgaattttttaataagtaTCTTAGGaaatattgttaaaaatataaaattaaaaaaaaatttagctaacacatattttaagaatataaattaaaattattattaatataaattttaaacttttaatttaaaaataaataataaatacattaaaatttatatttatattttttatataaatattttttattaataattttaacttttacTCTTTGAACACATTCTATCTAATATAAATTTCTTTTGTTCTAACACAGATTTGTATGAGCATTAATAACGGCCCTTTCCTTAGTGGACTTGACGGCTTgaccttttttaaaatataatatgttTGATTATTTCCTTCCAAAAGTATAATTTCGGTGCATTAGTTATAGTAGAGGGAATGAGAATCAGAAAAATCCTTTTTACTTCATCATCGGACATTTTAGTTCTTTCACATTTATGTGTGGAtggatgaaataaaatataaacataaaagaaaattcaagccctaatttttaattaatataaaaattaatcgaGCAGTAAATAAGACAAATGCTAATgcatttcgaaaaaaataaaaaatataatactttttgaaaattaccttattattaaaagtaaaaaaaaaatcttaaatcctaaattttatatCTTAAACTTTAAATCTTAagtttagattttaaatttaaattattaatataaactataataaataaaaattaaaatttatttaattactaaaggATATAACACTCGTTACTTAataaataacattaaaaaatgagccggtaaaaaaaattatctattcGCAAATGGTTATTTGGTCCCTAATAAGAAAAGCTTGTATTATTATATGAGAGGCAGTTACAGTTTTGTAAGTtggattaattgaatttattattgtAATATTCAAAAGGCAATAACAAAATTAATCTCATGATATCATGCTACTAATACTTTTCTTAAACCACTAGAAACAAGTTATTCATGATAATAGAAAATTaagtaacataaataaataatttcattaattttaaacaCAATGAAAAGAGAATAATTGAGATGTTAGTTCCTCATCAAATAAtactattcttaaaataaaaaatctagaaaTTAACTATAACATAAGTTAACTCAAGttaaacttttatatttttagttttgaaattcgaaaaattagGATAGTATGAGgttgttttttcattttataccaGACTTTCTATTTAACTAACTTGTATTGGTCGAGTAGTCAGTTCATTCGTCCACTTAAACAGGTGTTGAGGGTTTAAATCCCACGTTGTGTATGCAGCAATCTATTGGCCAGTAGCAGATCCTTAAATGAAACTCCGATCtgcaacaaattaatttttagccTATCAAATTAGGAGATATCATAAACAAACAGACCTcctattttttaactaattaactcTAATTAACACACTTCTAGTTGATTTTTCTAACGGAACcgttcttaaaaataaaaaaagcatcCTCACATTTATTACCTTTGTCTTTTGCATCCATTCCTTTCTCCATCCACTCAATGATGTTTTTCCTTCCCTCATCTTATTATGCTATCACCTTTTGCCATTTAGTAGTTATATCAATGTTCATTCACTACTCTCTCTCTTAgcttctttctctctcatatccaatttgctttctttctctcttagTAGCTTGCAATAAATTAGGGTTTCCTCTTTAAGGGGGTGTATGTGCTTCaattcattctctctctctttcattGGATATTTTGTCTTGTGAGGGTAAAATAGCATAGCTTCTGAATTGAaggatctctctctctctctctctctctctcacacaagggaaaaataaaataaaaggtacTTCCCTTTTAGTTTATCTGATCAAGGAAAAAACCTATACATACATCACAAACAGGTAAAATCATGTTCATCTATATAGCTATATCtatattgattatttatttattttttttcattatatataCATAGTTCTTCTTTTCTCTGTTTTGGTTCTTCCAAGTAAAGTTATTATATATAGACAACTTGGATCCTTTTCAGGAATCACTGTTTAGGGCTTTAGGAAACACAGTTTTATAATTTCACCATGAAATTatgactttaatttttttttattattttcacttCACTACTTTGGTCATGCATCATAGTTGAATTCcagaagaaattaaagataaagTGTTCTTGTCTACATGTACTATTTTGTAAGCTAAGGCTGTTTCTATGATGaatatagaagaaaaataaaacaagagaaaattaattttaaaaaattcagaaattcaactaattattaattaaattaccgGGACAAGAAAGAATTTAGATGACATTTTATATGAAGAATTcttcaatgtttttttttttttactctcaTGGATTGAAAAGTGAAGAGAGAAagtaaagaaggaaaaatattaaaaaaaaagaaattaaacaaaaataaaggttgtcaaagaaaaaggaggatAAGATAGTCATGTATgaagatatatataatataaaactaGTAAAGTGTGACAACTAATCCTATAAAGTCTCCAAGTATTTGTGTATTGGGAAGGTCCTTATGGAAGATTTTGGAAGAGGTTGATTTAGGTTTATATTGTTTATAAGATCAAACTAAAAcagaattcaaaatttaagtctttttctgaattttttaaatatttaaaaatgaaaattttgacactttttctcttttctttttcttaaaaaaaattgttgatttttacatcaatattcaataataaataaaagttaaattttcTGATTAGGTATAATCAGAATGACCACACAAAATAAACAAgatagtagaagaaaaaaagataaagatagagtgAGATCTAatgtttttaactaattaaccaggtttataacaaattttgaaaCTGAAACTGCTTACTGGAGAGAACAAATTACTAATTTCTaattaattcatttaaaaaattgaaaataaaaggacatgattttaatattaaaaaaaataatattgagaTGATGGATATTATTTCTAACCTTTGCAATACTTTTATACCTTTAAGTTACTCAATCACCTCCAAGCTTTTTTCTTGAatcttgaagaaaaaaaaaagaatgagacAAATAAATTGTTGTTATATATACTCATTCCATTTTATgaaaaatctctttaatttctcatgCAGAGAAaaatggcatcatcaagctctTACAACTCTCCATGTGCTGCTTGCAAATTCTTGAGGAGGAAGTGTTTGCCAGGATGCATCTTTGCACCTTACTTCCCACCTGAAGAACCCCAAAAATTCGCCAATGTTCACAAGATCTTCGGCGCGAGCAATGTCACCAAGCTTCTCAACGAGCTTCTGCCTCAGCAGAGGGAAGACGCAGTGAATTCCCTCGCGTACGAGGCAGAAGCTCGTGTGAGAGACCCTGTTTACGGCTGCGTTGGCGCCATCTCTTACCTTCAGAGACAAGTCCAGAGACTTCAGAAGGAACTTGATGCTGCCAACGCGGATCTTCTTCGCTACGCTTGCAACGAAATCCCTCCTCCACACCATCATGTCCCAACCTTGGCACCACCATTAACTCCCACAATTCATCATCAACTCACACAAAGGCACTTTGGTGGTGCAAGAATTGGCAATGATCATGGAATTGGATTTTATAGGCAATCTCCAACCACTTATTCCTTCCCTTATTCTCTTCCATGGAATGAGGACATCAATGGTGGAGGAGCAGAAGGAGGAGGTaatttatgatcatgatgatgatcatTATGAAAACTACTATGTTTTTTGCAATGTTGTGTCCATCTTCTAGGGTTGGCATAGCATGGCATGGTATGAGGGTATtatatatctatctatataataataaataataataaataataaataattatatggtcctctatatatctatctatataGCTATGTATGTAGCCTCTCTTGGACTGTTGTGGCTATGGTGGTAActattgttttttctctaaataaTTTCATGATTTGGTGGCTTTTGAAACatgtaattgttttgaagacCTACCAATAACTTTATTTaggtattatatatattatcatgAATAATAGTCTTTCTAAAATCATTTTAAGTGTAGCCTAAATAAGTTGTTATATGTATGTAAATGATCACATTCACATGCATATagatagtaattaattaatgtatgtgtatttattttaatttgtgtattaattaattattcagtGCAACTCTCTATAGTCTATAGGCATATGCAGTGTGCATGCGCATGGAGTTGACATTCTCTCTCATTGTTTATTATgattaagaataataaataaataaataatttttatgaaaaaaaaagagcatatatctatataataatttatatatatcaataatatataattataataataaggtTACTTGATTCTAAAGCCTAACTCTACGGGTTAGACACTTTGTAGTCCATGCTTGCCCTATATATATTCCTGCCTTTTCATTCCCACGCTATGGTCTTATTATGGACCACCCTgtaattttatcctttttaatttttattaatttttttaacttagtTATTATCCCATTTGTTATGGCTTTCTTCAAAACCACTGAGTTCAATATTGTTTTTGCTTTCTCAATTACCTGAGTTGGTAATAATAATAGTGAAATTTCCTTTAGCTTAAATAAACCTTATAATAATAGTTCTAAAAtagctttttattattttttttcatatacaaAAAGTCATACATTTCTATTCATAACTATTGAATAACAAGtataaacaattattttttaattaattaatattaatcaattatttcattatttatttatttatttattaatttagaatttaaaatctagaatttacaatttaaaattaaaaaaattgattaatatcTTTTGCTGATGTCTaagataacataaaaaaaatcaaatgtacaaatgtttaagtaattttaaccgttgatttaattaatatatattttataattgagATCAACAGTTATTGAAACATCGATATTTTAGATATACTTAAAATTCGTGGAATAATATGAGCTAGTTGATATATATGGAGTATGAGTGTGAGTATGAGGGAgatattgatgatgatgaggttAGTGATTGTTGGAGAAAATGTCACAATCAAGgacacagaagaagaagaagatattgaGATTGAGTTAGAGTTGAAAGTGCAAGTTTGGGACTCAGAAGTCTCAATCTTTCTCATGTGGATACAGTAGTTGGCATTGTAAAAAGTCATAGTCTTTTACATCAAAAAATCTCTTTGGGTATTGGGGATAATGGATCATATCATCAACTCAACTAACAGCAAAATTCAGCAGTGTTTTCTCTGAACTTGtgtctctttctctctctttcaatTTCCAATTACTTAGCTTCCTTTGAATTGTAGttttcatcatctttttttttttaattaaaaataaataataatctcAAGTTTTTTCCCGTGAGACTGAGACTTATTAGATCCACCACTCTCTGATTCaggttaattttatttatttatttatttacaattaaaataaaatgtgtgATGAGGAACAGTCACTATCTCATTGGATTCAATACCCTAAAGCAGTAGTAGTTCATGCTTAGGGTTTCAgcttttattataatatttctttattttaattatttttttttttgtctctcttCCAATTAGAAGTACTCTAGAGCAATAGCAATAGCAATCTCTATCTTTGAAACTGTTGCTATCAACAAACAACATTGCAGTGTGTCAAACAGTGAGATATATAgatacatacatacatagatAGATACACAAAACCCTTTCCCTTCTCTctatctctttctcttttcataAACTATGCAGCTACATTCACATATCTACCTACTATTATATTTTCTCTCTGtttaataaattagataaatatatatTCGCACCATAGCATGCAccgttaataataataaatactggactaatattttttaacaatcaAGTATGCGTTacctattttattaattaaaaaataatttaaatacataattaattagTAACAACTGTATTTTTATAcagacttaaaaaatatttagtatatgaataatattttttgtaataataataataaatattgtgTAGCtttcttattattaattttgagaaataAACGTATTATgagtaaatattaaatatagttTGGGGATTTGAGAGGTGAAGCAATGAGATTCCTAGAAGTTTCAGTAGCAGAATTGAATTCAAAATCcaagaagaaaaattatataatataatagggttagggtttaaatgaaataaataaaagcaaagGAATTGAAGCATTTACTTGCAAGTTCAGCAGCATTTGcgcaaaaaaaggaaaaaaaaaaaactttgatCTGAAAGTCTATTCCAAAAGCAAGCTGTCATTTCAATACATTCTTCAAATGTATGTTGAAGTTAAACAGTTTTTGTTGtatgttgttgtttaatttattttgggaAAGAGAAGCAAGAAAACATTGTTCTTCAGATCATCAAattatccttattttcttcgtgtaaaataaattaaataataaatattttgactACTTTAATTTTGTCAGCGCACACACATAGCATCACTGCCACTCTGAACAAACAGAGATCAATAAATCAGAAACATCCTCCTCAGTAATATTGATGCAAACACTAAAGCTTAAATtgttggctaattttttttatatgaaaaaatattaatatttttgttaaaaattgaataatttagTGTAATTACGTATGGGTGAATTTTACAGGTAGAGAGTCAATACATAAGGTGTGTGTTGGACATATATCATCATTATAGTAATATGCAAAAATACATATTGAACACATATTAATATTCTAGTCAACACACAGAATATGTTAACATCTTTTCTACGTATCCTAAATACTATAATACACTTTAAATATCAATATTAAACCAAAATACTATCTTCATTTCCGTATTAAAAGTAATTTCTATAAATTGTTTGTCTTTGTCATAcaaagttctttttttttttaatatgtttcgGTTAAGTATAATTCTTACAAATAGTAATCTACACTTTTTATGTGATATTTTTCCGTTTTAAACTAAGTATTTTaccttttattcttaaataattctTATGGTATTcgactaaaaattaatttgtcataaATTTAACTTTAGATTTGTTTAAAAATGTTTCATTGATTAATGAATtgctttatatataaaattaaatttaaattttcgaaacttatttaataaaaaaaaattgaattacgTATTgaaaaattaagtatttttgtttttttaattctttatatttattgaaatatatatatcttgataagataaaattaattatcaagatacgctaattgtttaaaaaatttaagaagtggaaaattaAGCCGCACTTAACTCTTCTTGAAGAAAAATACTTAGATTCCtatacaacaacaataacaaaaaaatatactaagatTCCTAAACCTTCTTCGGCATGGTTATTAAAGacttttttgaataaaaaactgATTGAACTCAACtagaatttataatatataaataaattgaatactCTAATCGAAAGTGATTACAATTATAGCCAGttgaataaaaatgataaatataaaatctaaaactaattttaaaactaaacaaatcaatttaagtattaaacttaaatttttatgaCAACAAAACTTATTATACATCAAGAAAAACCTGCATTTGAAGTAGAATCCTTTTAACATTGTCATCAAACCCtaataaccaaaaaaaaaattaaatgagacTTGAGTTAAGGATTAATGGTAACAATAGGTAGGGTAGTAGAGTATAATTTTGACTCAATGCTAATTTTATCTGGgagttaaaaataatacaacCTTTTATTCACGGGTATTCAACTCTATTTGCagatttttataagaaaaacaCTGCTGtaaagatttattttatacaaattatgTTTCTATAGTTAAAAATAGCTGCACAGGTATATCAACAATGACATAcactaatattattaaataataatttgtatggtttaaaataaaatttatattctcTGTATGAA
The genomic region above belongs to Arachis duranensis cultivar V14167 chromosome 3, aradu.V14167.gnm2.J7QH, whole genome shotgun sequence and contains:
- the LOC107479047 gene encoding protein LATERAL ORGAN BOUNDARIES; this encodes MASSSSYNSPCAACKFLRRKCLPGCIFAPYFPPEEPQKFANVHKIFGASNVTKLLNELLPQQREDAVNSLAYEAEARVRDPVYGCVGAISYLQRQVQRLQKELDAANADLLRYACNEIPPPHHHVPTLAPPLTPTIHHQLTQRHFGGARIGNDHGIGFYRQSPTTYSFPYSLPWNEDINGGGAEGGGNL